A section of the Paramisgurnus dabryanus chromosome 4, PD_genome_1.1, whole genome shotgun sequence genome encodes:
- the LOC135735492 gene encoding butyrophilin subfamily 2 member A1: MFSHPLKLSERCSCTMHISHPTSVLLLLAVLCNLLVCLAGVTVKYPRDPYTKAEGDTLTLKCMVHYEPKTCKDIKTRWCCLDKVDHCSSLKDPSRYLIQVNETQEKEYRQRSIFVTFNSLTRQDTAYYQCNAVCSSGTEGKGHLVHLNVTGLKASKWSGQSKVDTALLTLSVALLLWS, from the exons ATGTTCAGCCATCCTCTCAAACTGTCAGAGCGTTGCAGTTGCACAATGCATATCTCTCACCCGACCTCAGTGCTTTTATTGCTTGCTGTTCTCTGCAATCTGCTGGTTTGTCTAGCAGGAG TGACTGTGAAATATCCACGAGACCCATATACTAAAGCCGAAGGAGATACTTTAACGCTCAAGTGCATGGTGCACTATGAACCAAAAACATGcaaagacattaaaaccagATGGTGCTGTCTAGACAAAGTAGACCACTGTTCATCCCTAAAGGATCCATCCAGGTACCTAATTCAAGTAAATGAGACACAAGAGAAAGAATATCGACAAAGAAGCATTTTTGTCACCTTCAATTCCTTGACACGCCAAGACACCGCCTACTATCAGTGTAATGCAGTGTGCAGCAGCGGAACCGAAGGCAAAGGCCATCTCGTGCACCTTAATGTGACAG GTTTGAAAGCCTCAAAATGGAGCGGCCAGAGCAAGGTGGACACAGCTTTGCTTACACTGAGTGTCGCTTTACTTTTATGGAGTTAA